CGGCAACGGCCCCGGTGAACGCGCCTCGCGAATGGCCGAACAGCTCACTTTCAATCAGCGTCTCAGGAATCGCGCTGCAATTCAACGCAACAAATGGACCTACTGCCCTTTTGCTATTGCGATGTATATTGCGCGCGACAAGCTCTTTTCCGGTGCCGCTCTCGCCAAGAATCAGCACAGAAACATCGAGAGGCGCCACCTTTTCGACAAGCCGTGCCAGATCGAGTGTTCCTTTACTTATGCCGATCCAATCCTCAAAACCGTGCGCGGAGCCCGGAATCTGCCGCGAGACTTCCTGATCGATCGCCTTTTCCAATAAAGGGGAACAAACCATAGAAAAGAATGCCGCCTTCTGCAAATCTCGCGAGGAAAAAACAGGAGCGTCCCTTCTTCTTTCGAAATACCATAAACCGAGGAATTGATCCTTCCGCGAAAAAGGAATAGCCAAAATAGACCGGACCTCGTTTAAAATCACCCACGGATTAGCTGACAGCTCCGGCTCCGAACGGACATCAACACACAATGTCTGATGCCGTCGCAGTAACCGGTCAAAAATTTTCGCCGGCAACTCTTCTACAGTATTCGTAATGGGAGCATCCGTGTAGAGGATGCGATCGAACGTCCCCGAATCGGTTAAATATTGAACCTGATTGTAGGAAGAATGAAGCTCATTGCCCAGTTCCTTGAGTACGGCCATGAGTTTTGATTGAAGTTCCCCGGGACGCTCTAATAATGCAAGCACAGTTCGCCACCAGTCATAAACCGGTTCGCTTGAATCCCGTGAAGAAAGGAAATGATGGAGGTTTCGAACCGCGCTCAGCCGCGGCCTGATATGCAACTTGCGATAGAGAGACTCCATCCAGTGAAGCTTCTTTAAATGAAACTTTTCTTTCAGAAGAACAGGATATGCCTGGTAAAACTTCAATAGATAATCTGCAAACTCCAGGTGATTTTTGCTTTTCTTGAAATGGGAGATGGCTTTCCGAAGATCAGGATCATCCTGTCGCGGCGCTGCATTCCGAAAGATCAGGCTGAGGATCAGGTTCTTCCCAATGAGTTTGTAATGTTGAATTTTGCGGCCGATAGAAAGGGACTTCTTCAGATGCGTTTTTGCTTTGGTTGTCTCATTTAAGAACCCGTAATAATAGGCAAGAAGATGGTGAATCTCCGCTTCGGTCAATGGTTCGCTTAATTCAGGAAGTCTCTGCTCCAGGAAACTAACCCGTGAGTGAGCGTCGCGGTAATTTCCCTGATCGAGCTCATGAAAGAGCAAAATCATTTTCGTTTGAAGAATATCTCCATCGGCCTTCAACTCTTCGCAGATCTGAATCGTTCTTTTGAGCAAACGCGTTGCTTTGCGGGGATATCCCTGCAGAATACAATAAACCGCGAGAGCGCGAAGATCATAGGCGTAGAACCATTTGTTCCCCGATGCTTTATCGATTGCGCGGCATCGCAGGAATATCTTCTCAGCGTCTTTCAAACGGCCTTGTTCCAAATAAACCAGACCCATATTGAATTGTGCGAGACTCACTTCCCTCGAATGGTCGAGTCGACCGAACAGAGCCACCGCCTTCTCAAAAGATCGAACGGCTTCATTAAAACGATATCTTTCCAGATACACATTGCCCAGCAGATTCCATACACCGGCACAGCCAAACTCGTTTTTCGTTTTTTGAAAAGCGTGAATGCTTTTTTTCATCATTTTTTCTGCGTGCTCATGACGCGATTTTCTCCAAGCAATCGAAGCAAAGATCTTGTAGCAATGCCCCATCTCTTCTGTATCGCCCGACAATTTCGCGTACCTTAACGCTTTTCGTGTAAGTTTCGAAGCTTCCTGGAGTTGACCTTCCTTCAGCAAAAGATGCGCATAGCGCCGGTATCCATGAGCGAGCAGCCCATCCTCTCCAAGCGATTCCGCAAACGCAAACGCTTTTTGAAAGTCTTCCGCGCTTCGCGGGCCACGATAATGCGCGCACACTCCTCTTGCAATAAAGTAACGAAAAAGAATCGATTCTTCTTTGATCAAAGGCAGAAGCGGTGTCAGCGGAATCAGATCTTGCTGCGCCGAAAGAATGTCTTCTTGCAGAATCCGGCACTCAACAAGAAGGAGGCCAAGATGAAAACGAAGAACATCATCTCCGGCG
The sequence above is drawn from the bacterium genome and encodes:
- a CDS encoding sigma 54-interacting transcriptional regulator, coding for QPGIPDFPDGLLDFYWNGAPELNPQEMSFLEVASVKGDLFNAGQRERKVVDSLVKKNVLMESEGRYRFRKPLFSQAIKKRLPPDRLKKIHRTLAEQLSPQTDPDSMMLLAEHYLKAGELSAALHWTCRSIREIGHSIEPLALSVLNELELLERSLSDSEKVILFREQGDLYNKRGKFPYAAASFRKAIEFAGDDVLRFHLGLLLVECRILQEDILSAQQDLIPLTPLLPLIKEESILFRYFIARGVCAHYRGPRSAEDFQKAFAFAESLGEDGLLAHGYRRYAHLLLKEGQLQEASKLTRKALRYAKLSGDTEEMGHCYKIFASIAWRKSRHEHAEKMMKKSIHAFQKTKNEFGCAGVWNLLGNVYLERYRFNEAVRSFEKAVALFGRLDHSREVSLAQFNMGLVYLEQGRLKDAEKIFLRCRAIDKASGNKWFYAYDLRALAVYCILQGYPRKATRLLKRTIQICEELKADGDILQTKMILLFHELDQGNYRDAHSRVSFLEQRLPELSEPLTEAEIHHLLAYYYGFLNETTKAKTHLKKSLSIGRKIQHYKLIGKNLILSLIFRNAAPRQDDPDLRKAISHFKKSKNHLEFADYLLKFYQAYPVLLKEKFHLKKLHWMESLYRKLHIRPRLSAVRNLHHFLSSRDSSEPVYDWWRTVLALLERPGELQSKLMAVLKELGNELHSSYNQVQYLTDSGTFDRILYTDAPITNTVEELPAKIFDRLLRRHQTLCVDVRSEPELSANPWVILNEVRSILAIPFSRKDQFLGLWYFERRRDAPVFSSRDLQKAAFFSMVCSPLLEKAIDQEVSRQIPGSAHGFEDWIGISKGTLDLARLVEKVAPLDVSVLILGESGTGKELVARNIHRNSKRAVGPFVALNCSAIPETLIESELFGHSRGAFTGAVAAKAGSVERAHSGTLFLDEIGDLSAAAQAKLLRVVQEREVQRLGETSVRKVNVRFLFATHKNLERLVRDGAYREDLFYRINGYTLTVPPLRERREDIPLLVRYFAEKYSQAFGKQDIRFSNSAMKALCDYRWPGNVREMENLIQTVLVNSDSGSVVEAELLPRSLKTLNVTEKIRGLSLEEGREEFDREFVLQALNKNNWNKSRTAKELRVTRQGLINMIQRLRLQK